In Proteiniborus ethanoligenes, the genomic stretch GAAAAATAATGATTAGATTAAAAGGATTATTCTCTCATGACAAATTTATTATATTTTGTCAAACAAACTGGTTTTTTGCATATTTGTGATATAATTAAGTATGTTATACATAATCAAAAGTTCATGAGAGGATGAAGGATATGAGGAAAAACCAGAGACCAAGAGGGAAACATAGGCTTAGACTTTTTGGTATTCTTTTAGTAGTGCTTATTTCTATAACTATTGTTGCACAAGCTAAGGACAAGCTATTCCCTTTTATTAAAAACACTATTTCAAATGAGCCATCATCTGACTATGTCTTGGCAGATAGTGACATAATAGAGGAAGAAGACAGTGACTCTTCTGAAAATAAGGAGGACATCATAGATATTGAAGAAGACCATGATGAAGAGCAAGCAATAAAAGAAGAACTGTTGGAGAATACTGTATATTTAAATGATGAAGGAAAGAAAATTATTAATAATCCTAATGATATTTTGGTATTAGTTAATAAGGAGAGAAATTTATCCTCTGATTATAAGCCAGATGATTTAGTAGTTCCAAATGTTAGGTTTTCCTTTGAAGGAAATGACCAGAAGAAGTATCTGAGAAAAGAAGCTGCTAAAGCCCTAGAAGATTTGTTTAAAGAAGGAGAAAAGGAAGATATAGCTTTATATGCGGTTTCAGGATATAGATCCTATTCTAGACAGGAGCTTCTATTTAACAACAAAGCAAATAAGGTTGGAGCGGAGGCTGCTAATAAGCTAGTAGCTAGACCAGGGCAAAGTGAGCATCATACAGGGTTGGCAATGGATGTGTCTAGTAAAAGTGCTAATTTTTCATTGGCGGAGAGATTTGGAGAAACAGCAGAAGGTATATGGCTTAAAGAAAATGCACATAAATTTGGGTTTATAATAAGGTACCCAAAAGAAAAGACAGACATAACTGGATATAGCTATGAGCCATGGCATATTAGATATGTGGGCAAGGAAATAGCAGAGGAAATATATGAAAAGGATATTACGTTAGAGGAGTATTTTGGGTTTGAATATAGCGAAAATAGTAATAGCTTAAATAATGAATAAGAAACAGTGTTTCAGTAAAAAATATAATGAAATAATAAATTTAAAAGTGAAGGGTCTATTATGGTAAAAAATATGATACTGATTTTTGCAGTAGATAATAACTGGAATATAGGATATGATGGAGATTTGTTGTATAAAATATCAGAGGACTTAAAGCGATTTAGAAAGCTAACTGAAGGAAATATTGTAATAATGGGAAGAAGAACCTTTGAAGCCCTGCCTAATAGAAAGTCTCTTAGCAATAGAATAAATATTGTTCTAACTAGAGA encodes the following:
- a CDS encoding M15 family metallopeptidase, whose protein sequence is MRKNQRPRGKHRLRLFGILLVVLISITIVAQAKDKLFPFIKNTISNEPSSDYVLADSDIIEEEDSDSSENKEDIIDIEEDHDEEQAIKEELLENTVYLNDEGKKIINNPNDILVLVNKERNLSSDYKPDDLVVPNVRFSFEGNDQKKYLRKEAAKALEDLFKEGEKEDIALYAVSGYRSYSRQELLFNNKANKVGAEAANKLVARPGQSEHHTGLAMDVSSKSANFSLAERFGETAEGIWLKENAHKFGFIIRYPKEKTDITGYSYEPWHIRYVGKEIAEEIYEKDITLEEYFGFEYSENSNSLNNE